The Mucilaginibacter gracilis genomic interval CGCTCAAGTCAAAAAGAGCTCCGCCGGAATCTCCCGGTTCCATTAAGCAGGTAGTTTGGATCTTGCAGGAATCTGCCGTAGGATTGATAATATACCCCAGTCGTACCACGGGTCGAGAAAGTAAACTTAAGCTTGCAGGATAAGAAATACTCAAGCACGGCTGATTAATTTTTAAATCCTTTGATCTACCAATTTTGCAATAAGGCCATGAACCGGCACTATCAATTTTTATCAGGGCAGCATCTACAAATTGTACTCTGCCCAGAGCTGTGCCAATACATTTTTTTCCATTCGGAAATTGAATTGTATAGCCTTGGCCTGCAATCGTAGCATGAGCAGCAGTGAGTATATACCCATCCACCGTCACAACCACACCGCTAAAGCTCCCATTGTCGGTTTTCTTTAAAACCCGATCATAGGCAGATATTTTAACGCAAGCAGGACTAACTTCTTTAATTACTTTCTGGCAATCTTTTTCAAAAGACATGGGCACGTTGGATTGTGCCCATGTGAAAGATGCTGATTGTATCAAGATAAACAGACACAATAAACTATTTTTCAACATATAAATCTGCTTACAGGTATTCCATAATAAGTTTTTGTTAACTATTAGATCTTGTCAAAAATCTCGGCAAGCTTTTCATCAAGTTTTTCAGGGTCCACCTGTCCGGCATTATTGCCCTGACGGTCGATCAGGATCATTGCTGGCATTTGTTGCACACCATAGTATTTGGCAATCGGATCGTCGCCACCTTTTAACGATGATACCAAAATACCGCTAATTTGATGTTGCTCTGCTGCTCGAAGCCAATCTTCACGCTTTTTATCAAGCGATACAGCAATAATTTCAAACCCTTTGTCCTTATAGGCATCATACAACTTCTTCATTTTTGGAGCCATTCTGAGGCATGGCCCGCATGTAGAAGACCAGAAGTCTATAAGTACATATTTACCTTTATAGTCGGCTAATTTAACAGGCTTGTTATCCTTGGTGTTCTCAGCGAATTGAAAACCAGGATGTCCGATTTTCCGGTTCTCTATAGACGTAACTATATCTTTAACCGCAACTCCATAAGGGCCATTTTTCACTCTTGCCGATAGGCTGTTAAACTCTTTTTCTCTTTCCGCTACTGATAAAAAAGGTGCTCGTAAAGTTAAAATATAGCCAGCGATATCTTCATCAGGGTACTTCGTGGTTATATAGTCCTGTGCATGCTGCAGACTATCAAACTTAACCCTATAATGCGCCATAATGGAGTCCTTCTTAACCGAATCTTTACCAATTTTGCGTAAAGCATGAGAACGAGCCATATTGGCCAGCAACCCGGTCATAAACACGTGCAGCTTTTCCTGATAAAGTTGCTGGCTTAAATCGCCGCTAATTTTAACTGTACTACCAACTGATGATGCTGCATCATTGGTAACCTGTACAGTAGTTACGCCTGGGTACACCAGGAGCTCCTGCATGTAAGCGTGATTAAGACTAAGATAAACAGAACTAAAAAGTTTTGTAGCGGGTATGTTCAAGTCGGCTGTGCCATTAACAATATGTACAGAATCTAACTTAATTTCCAAACCATTTTCGGTACGGCTAAGTAAAACCTGTTTGCCATCCCCCCCTTGCCATTGCACCCTAACTTTGAATATTTTTTGCTGACCAAAACTGCTTATTGGCATCAATCCGAAGATAAAAAGTATGGCCAAAGCTAGATTTTTTTTCATTGTTTTCATATTTTTCTATTTAAAGATGTGTTTGTTAGTTATTGATATGCGGTGACCAAGAGCAGCCACCTATTAGTTGAATAATGAAGCCAATTTTTCCTGCAAGGCATCGCCGCGCAAGTTTTTGGCAATGATCTTGCCATCAGGGCCAACTAAGTAATTTTGCGGAATGCTACGTACCTGGTAAAGTAAGGCCGCTTCATTACTGCCACCTTTCAAATCAGAAACTTGGATAAACTGACTGAGGTGATCTTCTGCAATTGCTTTTAGCCATTGCTCTTTTGCGTTAGGGTTGTCAAGTGATACGCCCATCACCACAAAGTTTTTGTTTTTATATGTATTATACGCCTTTAAAACGTTCGGATTTTCTGCACGGCATGGCTTGCACCAACTCGCCCAGAAGTCAACTAAAACATATTTGCCTTTTAAGGAAGACAGTGCAATATCTTTTCCGGCAGTATCTGGCTGAGTAAAATCAGGTGCCAGGGCATTTACCTCAACATTCCTGTACTTATCAATTTCAACAACGGTTGATTTACCCAGTTGTGAATTTTTAATAGCGGGTGAAAGAGCATTAAATTGTGGTTCAATGATTTGACTTATAGATTTTGATGTGATATAAACTTGTAATATCAGCAAGCTCATGTAAGAGTTAGGATGTGATCTGATGTAATCAAAATCAATTTTCTCACACGCATCCGAAGCTGCTTTAAACTCGGTAGCATATTGCTTTTCAAAATCAGAAGCTTTGCCCTGCGCCTGATAATCTTTATAAAGCTTTTGTAAACTCGCTATTTTTAATTGGGCTGGCTCCTTCGCCTTTGCAATTTCGGCATAATCTATATTTAATGGTGTGCCGGTTGTTTTAGCATGGATAAGCGAATCGCTGGCAGATATATTTATGGTTCCTTCTTCAAGTATCAGGAATAATCTATCAGCCTTTGTTATCTGCCACATGTTCTCACCGCTATGTACCAGTAGCAAACTTGCATCTACAATATCGGCGGTTTCTCCCTTAAAGGCAAACAAACCATTATTTAATACGGCCGAATCCGTTTTAAAATTACCGGAGGAGGTAAGAAAAGTAAGGTAAGCTTTGTTTCGACTATCAAGCGTACCCACTTTACCTTCTATAATAAAATGTTGCTGCGCAATAACTGTAAATGAGCATACTGTTAAGATTGCTGTGATAAACTTTTTCATAAAAATTACAGATGATTATAAATTATTGGGTTCAATATTTCCGTGACGGCGTTGTTTGGGCAATAATTGGGTGATACAGCTATGCAATTGCTGTTAAAAAAAACCTCATAACTTATTTATTATTGCGGAAACGTAAATCCCAATGAAATTAAAGCTTGTTTTAAAAGTGCGTATTTAGTCATCACCAACGGGTAATTACCATATTTTGCGGCAAAATCACTTGCCGATAAAACCAACATTACGTTTAGATATTGCGAAACATCGGTAGCCTGCGACGGTAAAACATAATAAACTGACGGTGTAACCCCATTAGGTGCGAGCATACCATAAGCTTCTTCCGGTAAATAGGGAAGATAATAAGAGGTAAGCGTAGGACCATAAACAGCTTTATTGTAATATGCCGCACTAACGGCATAAAAGTTAGTAAGTAAAGACGTCTGACTGGCCAAGCTTCCGCTTAAAATAGATTTGAAAATGTCTCGTTTATAGGTTTTGATGGAGTCGGGTATCATGCTTCTGATCTGACCGATTTTGCCTATCACTACCGTATTCAGGCCTTGGTAAGTTGTCAGCATAACTTTGGTCTTTCCGTAGTAAGAAATGGAATAGGTAAAAACGGAATCGACTATAAAGATGGAATATGGTTTTAGCTTGGTTCCTAAAGCAGGAATGATTTGATCGCGAATAAAGGCTACCGCGGCAAGTTTATCATCCGTGCTTTTTGATAGCCTAAATGTAACTAAAGAATCTAAACTGGTTAAATGATACCCGATATTTAACCTGTTAAAAGGCGTTTTAGTCAAGGTATCATTATACAGCAAGGGTATTCCCGTTGAGGTATAAACCTGGTATATTTGATGATCAAGCGTACTGGATGAATTATCATATCTGGTAAATGGATCGGGCATATTAGGATCCACAACCAATGGGTTAGTCTTTTTGCAAGAAACCAGGCCAAGCATCCCACAAAGCAAAAAGAAGCTGATATATTTTTTCATTTTTATCGGTTTTAAAAAGTTAAAAAGTTCTGTTCTGGCGTGCCGGGTTCTGTACTAAAGCACCCTGATTAAATACAATGGCTGCTGCTGGGATGGGGATCAGATAATCCGGGTCACCGGGTACTAAGGTCAATGTTGCCTTCAAAAAAGGTGCACTGCCGTAAACTACATCAGAGTAGGTGTGCACAATGGTTTTTGTAAAGGGATACTTATTATTCACAGCGTATCGCTTTAAATCAAACCACCGGTGGCCTTCAAAGCAAAGTTCACGTCTTCTTTCATCCCTCACAAAGTTGATCAGGTTGGCATCGCTTAAGTTAACCGGGATATAATTCGCCGCCAAAAACCGCGACTTGC includes:
- a CDS encoding TlpA disulfide reductase family protein; protein product: MKTMKKNLALAILFIFGLMPISSFGQQKIFKVRVQWQGGDGKQVLLSRTENGLEIKLDSVHIVNGTADLNIPATKLFSSVYLSLNHAYMQELLVYPGVTTVQVTNDAASSVGSTVKISGDLSQQLYQEKLHVFMTGLLANMARSHALRKIGKDSVKKDSIMAHYRVKFDSLQHAQDYITTKYPDEDIAGYILTLRAPFLSVAEREKEFNSLSARVKNGPYGVAVKDIVTSIENRKIGHPGFQFAENTKDNKPVKLADYKGKYVLIDFWSSTCGPCLRMAPKMKKLYDAYKDKGFEIIAVSLDKKREDWLRAAEQHQISGILVSSLKGGDDPIAKYYGVQQMPAMILIDRQGNNAGQVDPEKLDEKLAEIFDKI
- a CDS encoding TlpA disulfide reductase family protein, giving the protein MKKFITAILTVCSFTVIAQQHFIIEGKVGTLDSRNKAYLTFLTSSGNFKTDSAVLNNGLFAFKGETADIVDASLLLVHSGENMWQITKADRLFLILEEGTINISASDSLIHAKTTGTPLNIDYAEIAKAKEPAQLKIASLQKLYKDYQAQGKASDFEKQYATEFKAASDACEKIDFDYIRSHPNSYMSLLILQVYITSKSISQIIEPQFNALSPAIKNSQLGKSTVVEIDKYRNVEVNALAPDFTQPDTAGKDIALSSLKGKYVLVDFWASWCKPCRAENPNVLKAYNTYKNKNFVVMGVSLDNPNAKEQWLKAIAEDHLSQFIQVSDLKGGSNEAALLYQVRSIPQNYLVGPDGKIIAKNLRGDALQEKLASLFN